One genomic region from Chthonomonas calidirosea T49 encodes:
- the thpR gene encoding RNA 2',3'-cyclic phosphodiesterase, protein MRLFFACFPPAPIRNAIGAFQKELQNAVADPGVRWTRHEQFHFTVRFLGEIAEPVVPRLVEAATRVCTEQPTFSAALGSLELLPNSRTPHTLVLGLRIGLVEMATLARALDKAFRGLDLGIAPENRPFRAHLTLARMKNPRAAEAVLPLLQRSWQRLDQIPSFMVESCTLVRSELRPDGPIYTPLAECLLQHSAEKL, encoded by the coding sequence ATGCGCCTCTTTTTTGCCTGCTTTCCCCCTGCCCCTATTCGTAATGCTATTGGGGCCTTCCAAAAAGAGTTGCAGAACGCCGTGGCTGACCCCGGGGTGCGTTGGACGCGACACGAGCAGTTTCATTTTACTGTCCGTTTTTTAGGGGAGATCGCCGAGCCGGTGGTGCCGAGGTTGGTCGAAGCCGCGACCCGTGTTTGCACGGAACAGCCCACATTTTCCGCCGCATTGGGCAGTTTAGAGCTGTTACCTAACTCCCGAACCCCACATACGTTGGTATTAGGCCTTCGGATCGGGTTGGTTGAAATGGCCACATTGGCACGGGCACTCGACAAGGCCTTCCGTGGACTCGATCTCGGCATTGCACCAGAAAATCGCCCCTTCCGTGCCCACCTTACCCTGGCACGTATGAAAAACCCGCGTGCGGCCGAGGCCGTGTTGCCTCTCCTGCAACGTTCGTGGCAGCGGCTCGATCAGATTCCCTCTTTTATGGTAGAATCATGTACACTTGTGCGTAGTGAACTACGTCCTGACGGACCCATCTACACCCCTCTTGCCGAGTGCCTTCTGCAGCACTCCGCAGAGAAACTATGA
- a CDS encoding Clp1/GlmU family protein, translated as MAVPSTSYALWQETLEYLSRSDGTVLLLGASDTGKTTFARLLLNRWAVMGRTSAFLDADIGQSEVGPPGTIGMAYVTKPLETFAALVPEGLAFVGTTMPMGNLLEIVTGVKRLAERAQGHPQVVDTGGFIQGAGAQRLAVALAVLLQPAHIVGLQRAGELEPILRLLRGAHWEVHTPGVPEEIGRKTPFFRAQRRSLRFAAYFYEATLQTYSFRKVPLLGTWLGCGTPLPAHLLRFVRSTLETETRVFYAETFAGRLCLMTDKVLPPHSPGISVIQRQLRVSGVVMTRAPRLKHLLIGLEEAEGQLLGMGLLEAIDFRRGELGILSPVKVPSAVERIRFGRFRVTPEGKELGLLRGEKI; from the coding sequence ATGGCCGTTCCATCCACTTCCTACGCCCTATGGCAAGAGACTCTTGAGTACCTCAGTCGAAGCGACGGTACGGTTTTGCTATTGGGGGCAAGCGATACAGGTAAGACAACTTTCGCGCGCCTTCTTTTGAATCGTTGGGCAGTGATGGGCCGAACGTCAGCCTTCCTCGATGCCGACATCGGGCAGTCAGAAGTGGGGCCGCCGGGGACTATCGGTATGGCCTATGTCACTAAGCCACTCGAAACGTTTGCCGCTCTTGTGCCGGAGGGGCTTGCTTTTGTAGGAACCACCATGCCGATGGGCAATTTGTTGGAGATCGTCACCGGTGTGAAACGGCTTGCGGAGCGTGCACAAGGTCACCCCCAAGTTGTGGACACCGGAGGGTTTATTCAAGGTGCTGGGGCCCAGCGCCTTGCGGTTGCGCTGGCCGTCTTATTGCAGCCAGCTCATATTGTTGGGCTGCAACGTGCGGGCGAATTGGAGCCTATTCTTCGCCTCCTGCGAGGGGCACATTGGGAAGTACACACTCCGGGCGTGCCGGAGGAGATCGGACGAAAAACACCTTTCTTCCGTGCGCAGCGCCGCTCTCTACGCTTTGCTGCCTATTTTTATGAGGCCACACTTCAGACCTACTCTTTCCGCAAGGTGCCCTTGCTTGGCACGTGGTTAGGCTGCGGTACCCCGCTACCAGCGCATCTCTTGCGCTTTGTACGCTCTACCTTGGAGACAGAAACCCGTGTTTTCTATGCCGAGACCTTCGCGGGACGTCTTTGTCTTATGACAGATAAGGTGTTGCCACCGCATTCACCTGGCATTTCCGTTATTCAGCGCCAACTGCGGGTTAGCGGGGTTGTCATGACAAGGGCGCCTCGTCTAAAGCATCTTCTGATCGGACTAGAGGAGGCTGAAGGGCAGCTACTGGGCATGGGCTTGCTGGAGGCCATTGATTTTCGGCGTGGAGAGCTTGGCATTCTTAGCCCTGTAAAAGTACCTAGTGCGGTGGAACGCATTCGTTTTGGACGTTTCCGTGTTACCCCAGAAGGTAAAGAGCTGGGGCTACTACGTGGGGAGAAGATATGA
- a CDS encoding S9 family peptidase produces MQKSPNNTIPKRRITPRALLEIKRLSCPQVHPDGQRVAFVLEEADFEESRWNCHIWLADRRQPAESEEESDENVRQLTFAKEGEREPRWSPDGRYLAFLSERPASGQEEDSEEEDGTTQIWILPLEGGEAFRLTQAKQGVESYAWFPDAETLLFLTTEPKPEPVANVKCDYQKQHIDPTDETEPRPRKQFWRVHLKERKPQLLFTADPGVESFALSPDGTRLAYLTNRTGDPDDAHIADLYLLTLPEEGEPTLHLLSDREGGKYHLRWSPDGHVLTFLGWLDPKLSYSRNSLFGMRIPAPLLPPTAHSTQPPPWLNKLPEAPNDALLTEYDFDLSCYEWSSEEMAIYALATVRTGSQLLRIDDVTTPLPLSSDVPRYDLALQPEGAVMAWIEESAQAPPEIYIHEAPSQVQPLTKLNVAFTEEYLLPKQEVVRWKSFDGQEIEGVLTYPLDYKKGKRYPLLLLIHGGPKGCSQNSLRSYEMHPVWASEGYLVLRPNYRGSEGYGNAFAISNRRDLGGGDYKDIMAGVEWCIAEGLADPERMGVMGGSYGGYMTNWIIAHTNRFKAAISLFGIFHLQTDYSNSSYSRWDYEYLGAYYWEDPEIYRRLSPGTYVDRIQTPTLIIHGEEDDNTFISNSKEMYQALKHRKVPVQFVHYPREKHGLEEPNHRLDEMRRCLAWMAKYIEGQPSFYRVGDTVKVQDTELCVTRAERTRFNGLPKNTNSPSESPTLLVVSFTLHSDTKASQPFRLSFNDIRLKSRTTEETWKPCGVPLEVHGVHVLVEGEKLRLEQHPDPLTGQLAFAAALAFDVPASGGEALLYIADMPPVLVEWPSEEHEEAEP; encoded by the coding sequence ATGCAAAAGAGTCCTAATAACACGATACCCAAACGGCGAATTACCCCGCGCGCCCTGCTCGAAATCAAACGACTGAGTTGTCCTCAGGTGCATCCAGATGGACAACGTGTTGCCTTTGTGCTTGAGGAGGCAGACTTTGAAGAGAGCCGATGGAACTGCCATATCTGGCTAGCCGATCGACGTCAGCCTGCAGAGAGTGAGGAGGAGTCGGACGAAAACGTTCGTCAACTCACCTTTGCAAAGGAGGGCGAACGAGAACCTAGGTGGTCTCCGGATGGGCGCTATCTCGCCTTTCTTTCCGAACGCCCAGCGAGCGGACAGGAAGAAGACAGTGAAGAGGAAGATGGTACCACTCAAATTTGGATTTTGCCTTTGGAAGGAGGAGAGGCCTTTCGCCTTACCCAGGCAAAGCAGGGCGTCGAAAGCTACGCATGGTTTCCAGATGCCGAAACCCTTCTCTTTCTCACAACCGAGCCGAAGCCGGAACCCGTCGCAAACGTTAAATGCGACTATCAGAAGCAACATATAGACCCGACGGATGAAACGGAGCCACGTCCACGTAAGCAGTTTTGGCGCGTTCATCTAAAAGAACGCAAACCTCAGCTCCTCTTCACTGCCGATCCCGGAGTTGAATCGTTTGCGCTATCGCCAGATGGAACTCGCCTCGCTTATCTAACCAACCGCACTGGCGACCCTGACGATGCGCACATCGCCGATCTCTATCTGCTAACGCTTCCGGAGGAGGGAGAGCCTACCCTCCACCTTCTTAGCGATCGGGAGGGCGGCAAATACCATCTTCGTTGGTCGCCAGATGGGCACGTGCTTACTTTTCTGGGATGGCTCGATCCAAAGCTCTCTTATTCGCGTAACAGCCTTTTTGGGATGCGCATTCCGGCGCCGCTCTTGCCGCCCACAGCCCACTCCACACAGCCACCGCCATGGCTTAACAAACTGCCCGAGGCGCCCAACGATGCCTTGCTAACGGAGTACGACTTCGACCTATCCTGCTACGAGTGGTCTTCCGAAGAGATGGCGATTTACGCTTTAGCTACTGTACGAACCGGTAGCCAACTGCTTCGCATTGACGACGTTACGACCCCCTTGCCGCTCTCTTCAGACGTGCCAAGGTACGACTTGGCGCTACAGCCTGAGGGCGCTGTAATGGCGTGGATCGAGGAGAGCGCCCAAGCTCCACCTGAAATCTATATCCACGAGGCACCTAGCCAGGTTCAGCCCCTTACCAAGCTTAACGTAGCGTTCACCGAAGAGTATCTCTTGCCAAAGCAGGAGGTGGTACGCTGGAAGAGCTTCGACGGGCAGGAAATTGAGGGGGTGCTTACCTACCCTTTGGACTACAAGAAGGGCAAGCGCTATCCTCTTCTGCTTCTCATTCATGGGGGGCCGAAGGGCTGCTCTCAAAACTCGTTACGAAGCTATGAGATGCATCCGGTTTGGGCTTCCGAAGGCTACTTGGTGCTGCGCCCAAACTACAGGGGGAGCGAAGGCTATGGCAACGCCTTCGCCATCTCCAATCGGCGCGACCTCGGCGGCGGCGACTACAAAGATATCATGGCCGGGGTCGAGTGGTGCATTGCAGAAGGTTTGGCCGACCCCGAACGTATGGGGGTGATGGGCGGCTCGTATGGTGGCTACATGACCAACTGGATTATCGCTCACACCAACCGTTTCAAAGCCGCCATCTCCCTTTTCGGCATCTTTCACCTTCAAACCGATTATAGCAACTCCTCCTATTCACGCTGGGACTACGAATATCTCGGCGCTTACTATTGGGAGGACCCCGAAATCTATCGTCGCCTCTCTCCAGGCACCTATGTGGATCGCATCCAGACCCCTACGCTTATCATCCACGGCGAGGAGGACGATAACACCTTTATTAGCAACTCCAAAGAGATGTACCAGGCGCTGAAGCATCGCAAGGTGCCGGTTCAGTTTGTCCATTATCCACGAGAGAAGCACGGGTTAGAGGAGCCCAATCATCGGCTCGATGAGATGCGACGCTGTTTGGCCTGGATGGCAAAGTATATTGAGGGCCAGCCCTCCTTCTACCGTGTAGGTGATACGGTGAAGGTGCAGGACACGGAGCTGTGTGTTACCAGGGCAGAGCGCACTCGTTTCAACGGACTTCCTAAAAACACGAACAGCCCATCGGAAAGCCCAACGCTTCTCGTAGTCAGCTTCACACTTCATAGCGACACAAAGGCATCTCAACCTTTTCGGCTATCCTTCAACGATATACGGCTCAAAAGCCGCACGACGGAAGAGACCTGGAAGCCCTGTGGGGTACCGCTAGAGGTCCATGGAGTGCACGTGCTTGTAGAAGGGGAGAAACTACGGCTCGAACAACACCCCGATCCGCTGACCGGCCAGCTCGCTTTTGCGGCGGCTTTGGCATTCGACGTGCCGGCAAGCGGTGGCGAGGCGTTGCTGTATATCGCCGACATGCCCCCCGTGCTTGTGGAGTGGCCATCTGAAGAACATGAGGAGGCGGAGCCGTAA
- a CDS encoding tyrosine recombinase XerC: protein MEKERQNQENAGKAPVLDAALADVLHGFLQYLRLAKNAAAHTVRAYRADIEQFLGYVSTHPELGTLHLVERNHVRAFLADLQQGEYKRSSLARKLASLRAFCRWALRQGYLQADPTIGVLPIKQEERLPRFLRVREVEALLNAPDVSTPEGQRDKALMELLYASGIRAGEAHSLDIDDLDLVNEQIRIRQGKGGKDRMAFLGRAAVEALQLYLADGRLRLAAANTGSPDPAVFLNRFGKRLSDRGIRRIFDRYCLAASQRLKVTPHTLRHSFATHLLENGADLRAVQELLGHAHLITTQVYTHVTTEQIKAVYERTHPRAEED from the coding sequence ATGGAGAAAGAGAGGCAGAACCAAGAGAACGCTGGCAAGGCGCCTGTACTTGATGCCGCTTTGGCCGATGTGCTCCACGGGTTTCTGCAGTATTTGCGGCTTGCAAAAAACGCTGCAGCACACACCGTCCGTGCCTACCGCGCCGACATCGAACAGTTTTTAGGCTATGTGAGCACCCACCCAGAACTTGGTACCCTGCACCTCGTAGAAAGAAACCATGTGCGCGCCTTTCTCGCCGATCTGCAGCAGGGCGAGTACAAACGCTCTTCTTTAGCCCGCAAATTGGCCTCTCTGCGTGCCTTCTGTCGTTGGGCGCTTCGCCAAGGCTATTTGCAGGCAGACCCAACCATCGGAGTGCTGCCTATTAAACAGGAGGAGCGTCTACCGCGCTTTCTACGCGTACGCGAGGTAGAGGCTTTGCTGAATGCGCCCGATGTCTCTACCCCTGAAGGCCAACGCGATAAGGCCCTGATGGAGTTGCTCTACGCCTCCGGCATTCGTGCCGGAGAAGCGCACTCTCTCGACATAGATGATCTCGACCTGGTCAACGAGCAGATCCGTATAAGGCAGGGCAAGGGTGGTAAAGACCGCATGGCGTTTCTTGGTCGTGCCGCCGTTGAGGCGCTTCAACTCTACCTTGCGGATGGCCGCCTGCGTCTCGCTGCCGCCAATACCGGCTCGCCCGACCCCGCCGTGTTCTTGAATCGCTTCGGAAAGCGACTTTCGGATAGAGGCATCCGGCGTATCTTCGATCGCTACTGCCTTGCCGCCTCCCAGCGCCTAAAAGTCACTCCACACACCCTACGACACAGCTTTGCGACTCACCTGCTTGAAAATGGCGCCGACCTCCGTGCCGTACAGGAGCTTTTAGGCCATGCGCATCTCATTACCACCCAGGTTTATACCCACGTAACAACGGAACAGATAAAAGCTGTCTATGAGCGCACGCATCCTCGCGCGGAAGAGGACTGA
- a CDS encoding LmeA family phospholipid-binding protein has protein sequence MAHRKVLRWIGLGTLLVALLFVNGCTRPINRTAERRIREALPSLLGPAKAYRVHVESSPLNTLSGRLAHVLIDADDLQLPNGLLLQHLHLDLKGVDFDTQHKQLRHIDSAHFQAVVDENALTLYLIGQETEELNLRDLQVHILPNNILQIAGERTVLGVGVPFSISGPIRLMGPDRIELDPDRLTLVGIHVPDLLFGFIKSRFESAITFSNLPFPIRLTSLHTQSGQLFLEGDADVGKMADAVNRRVQEASQGVVYSN, from the coding sequence GTGGCGCATCGAAAGGTTCTTCGTTGGATAGGTCTAGGGACACTACTGGTGGCTCTACTCTTTGTGAATGGCTGCACGCGACCGATAAACCGTACGGCGGAGCGCCGCATTCGTGAGGCGCTCCCAAGCTTGCTGGGGCCGGCAAAAGCGTATCGCGTCCATGTGGAAAGCAGCCCTCTCAATACCCTTAGTGGCCGACTCGCTCATGTCCTCATTGATGCCGACGACCTCCAATTGCCGAACGGCCTTCTCCTCCAACACCTCCACCTCGACTTGAAAGGGGTAGATTTTGACACACAACATAAGCAACTGCGCCATATCGACTCGGCTCATTTTCAGGCCGTCGTGGATGAAAACGCCTTGACGCTCTATCTCATTGGGCAGGAGACGGAGGAGTTGAACCTCCGAGACCTTCAAGTCCATATTCTTCCCAATAACATCCTGCAAATCGCCGGTGAGCGAACCGTGCTTGGTGTCGGAGTGCCTTTTAGCATCTCCGGCCCCATACGCCTTATGGGCCCCGATCGCATTGAGCTAGATCCAGATCGTCTTACCTTAGTGGGCATTCACGTGCCCGATCTGCTATTTGGCTTTATTAAAAGTAGGTTTGAGAGCGCGATAACCTTTTCAAACCTACCGTTCCCCATTCGTCTTACCTCTTTACATACTCAATCCGGCCAGCTCTTTTTAGAAGGAGATGCTGATGTGGGTAAAATGGCCGATGCCGTTAATCGTCGTGTACAAGAGGCCTCCCAAGGCGTCGTCTACAGTAATTGA
- the pckA gene encoding phosphoenolpyruvate carboxykinase (ATP), whose product MPTTQGLEVLSGLHTVHNLPAAALVEEAIRHQEGFLADNGALVVHTGRFTGRSPQDKYIVYEPSVASEIEWGAVNHPLSEESFHRLLNRMIAHLRSQTVYSQNLWAGADAHYTLPLFVVTTHAWQSLFIRQLLLRSEQPPLMQREDPFTVLCAPDCFAVPEEDGTRSETFIAIHFGQRLVLIGGTAYAGEIKKAVFTIMNYLLPQKGVFPMHCAANAGKGDSALFFGLSGTGKTTLSALGDRPLIGDDEHGWSDDGVFNIEGGCYAKCIHLSRDSEPHIWDAIRFGTVLENVELEKDTRRPDFDSDRYTENTRAAYPIEFIPQAVVSGKGDHPKNLCFLTADAFGVLPPISRLSLGQACYHFLNGYTAKVAGTERGLGREPQAVFSTCFAEPFLPLSPLRYLAMFREKLARHAATVWLVNTGWIEGPYGVGRRIPLECTQALIEAALSGALENVGYQTEPFFGLSVPLQAPKVPAGLLLPQRNWPSRKNYEEMARALVQRFRENFSRYAVAFPHDFPIEAL is encoded by the coding sequence ATGCCAACGACTCAGGGCCTAGAAGTTCTATCTGGCCTGCATACCGTTCATAACTTGCCGGCCGCTGCGCTGGTAGAAGAGGCCATTCGGCATCAGGAGGGTTTCCTTGCCGATAATGGTGCTTTGGTCGTCCACACCGGCCGTTTCACCGGCCGCTCTCCACAAGATAAGTACATCGTTTATGAGCCTTCTGTTGCATCGGAGATCGAGTGGGGAGCGGTTAATCATCCCCTCTCCGAAGAGAGCTTCCATCGGTTGCTGAATCGCATGATAGCGCATCTGCGCTCGCAAACGGTCTATTCCCAAAACCTCTGGGCGGGCGCGGATGCGCATTATACTCTGCCGCTTTTCGTGGTGACAACTCACGCCTGGCAGAGCCTCTTCATTCGCCAGCTTCTGCTGCGCTCCGAGCAGCCTCCTCTAATGCAGCGGGAAGATCCCTTCACCGTGCTTTGCGCGCCCGATTGTTTTGCGGTGCCTGAAGAGGACGGCACACGAAGTGAAACTTTCATCGCAATCCACTTCGGCCAACGCCTCGTTCTCATTGGCGGAACAGCCTACGCAGGAGAGATCAAGAAGGCGGTCTTCACGATCATGAACTATCTGCTCCCTCAAAAGGGAGTGTTTCCTATGCACTGTGCGGCCAATGCTGGAAAAGGTGATTCAGCCCTGTTCTTTGGGCTAAGCGGCACCGGCAAAACGACGCTGTCGGCTTTGGGTGATCGGCCACTTATTGGCGATGATGAGCACGGCTGGTCGGACGATGGCGTTTTCAATATAGAAGGTGGCTGCTATGCCAAGTGTATTCACCTTAGCCGCGACAGCGAACCTCATATTTGGGATGCCATTCGCTTCGGCACCGTGCTAGAGAACGTGGAGCTGGAAAAAGACACACGCCGCCCTGACTTTGACAGCGATCGCTATACAGAGAACACACGAGCCGCCTACCCTATAGAGTTCATCCCACAAGCTGTGGTTAGCGGTAAGGGCGACCACCCTAAAAACCTCTGTTTCCTCACTGCCGACGCCTTCGGGGTTCTACCGCCCATTAGCCGGTTAAGCTTAGGGCAGGCGTGTTATCACTTCCTCAATGGATACACTGCTAAGGTGGCCGGAACCGAACGAGGTTTAGGTAGGGAGCCGCAGGCGGTGTTTAGCACTTGCTTTGCAGAGCCGTTTCTTCCGCTCTCCCCGCTACGTTACCTGGCAATGTTTCGAGAGAAGTTGGCGCGCCATGCAGCTACCGTCTGGCTGGTGAATACCGGATGGATTGAAGGGCCTTATGGAGTAGGCAGACGTATCCCACTGGAGTGCACTCAGGCGCTCATTGAGGCGGCTTTGAGTGGCGCGTTGGAGAATGTGGGGTATCAGACGGAACCTTTCTTCGGCTTGTCCGTTCCCTTACAGGCGCCGAAGGTTCCAGCCGGATTGCTGCTCCCTCAGCGCAATTGGCCCTCCAGGAAAAACTATGAGGAGATGGCGCGCGCACTCGTGCAGCGCTTTCGGGAGAACTTCTCCCGCTATGCTGTGGCCTTTCCACACGACTTTCCAATAGAAGCTTTATAG
- a CDS encoding polysaccharide deacetylase family protein, with protein MLGACRAQATLPEEIALQALQAWNRGTVKQAVQRLKVAFAQNPGDPELLDIYGAMVLCANRFEEAKALFGAALQKDPQDPVALYGSGLLHLARGESARALQDFSLAEAAGGDRTVLETAKLYAQWPKDTSRQPAMPTEEEQNAILAMKGMADYRLGAVKEAQAELKALMKRLPEQGLVNPPAPLMTFHPNHPLNGEVELPIAFHTPAMQNEKGVRGVVTLRPEVVAPNVAYVGYDIDGKPLALVGDPPYSFSWDTRTVPNGLHRVALSLYDANSNLLDRGERIVHVINGFSCHTGPAQERLRAAFWGTFGLQPDASACAEALGMLAQSAGERAEARLWFTWAAATQPSAGIRAKLAAYEALDPKVPICWAVQTSQKVIALTFDDGPKPGVTEALLDTLKRLGVKATFFVIGQHVMQYPDLTRQIAKAGMELANHSFTHPNLKTLSPQAIAQQLMATQAAVEWATGQVPRFLRPPGGDENEKVEKIAHAWGLTLCMWTIDAYDAELVGSMEAAEHVARAVRPGAIVLMHNGKMSTVQALPSLVRTLQRRGYTFVTLSQLLQMGRSQTTPIHLQRGE; from the coding sequence TTGCTAGGAGCCTGTCGCGCCCAAGCGACCCTCCCAGAGGAGATAGCACTCCAGGCGCTGCAGGCCTGGAATAGAGGCACGGTAAAGCAGGCGGTCCAGAGACTAAAAGTGGCCTTCGCGCAAAACCCGGGCGATCCGGAGTTACTCGATATCTACGGCGCCATGGTGCTCTGTGCCAACCGGTTCGAAGAGGCAAAAGCCCTCTTCGGAGCCGCATTACAGAAAGATCCACAGGACCCTGTGGCCCTCTACGGCAGCGGACTGCTGCACCTCGCAAGGGGCGAAAGCGCTAGGGCGCTGCAGGATTTCTCTCTTGCTGAGGCGGCAGGTGGCGACCGAACGGTTCTAGAGACCGCTAAGCTCTATGCCCAGTGGCCAAAAGACACCTCGCGTCAGCCCGCAATGCCCACAGAGGAGGAGCAGAACGCGATTTTGGCAATGAAGGGTATGGCAGATTACCGTTTGGGGGCCGTAAAAGAGGCGCAGGCCGAGTTGAAAGCGCTCATGAAACGACTACCGGAGCAGGGGCTCGTGAACCCACCGGCACCTTTGATGACGTTTCACCCGAATCATCCGTTAAACGGCGAGGTTGAGCTGCCGATTGCGTTCCATACGCCCGCGATGCAAAACGAAAAGGGGGTGCGCGGTGTGGTTACGTTGCGGCCCGAAGTCGTCGCTCCGAATGTGGCCTATGTCGGTTACGATATTGACGGTAAGCCTCTGGCACTCGTTGGCGACCCTCCTTATAGTTTTTCTTGGGACACGCGCACGGTTCCCAATGGCCTGCATCGGGTGGCCCTGTCGCTCTACGATGCGAACAGCAACCTCCTGGATCGAGGAGAGCGAATCGTGCACGTGATCAACGGCTTTTCGTGTCATACCGGCCCGGCACAAGAGAGATTACGTGCAGCCTTTTGGGGTACCTTCGGCCTACAACCTGACGCAAGCGCCTGCGCTGAGGCGCTTGGAATGCTGGCGCAAAGTGCGGGGGAGCGCGCTGAGGCTCGCCTTTGGTTCACTTGGGCTGCAGCGACACAACCAAGCGCGGGGATTCGGGCGAAGCTGGCAGCCTATGAAGCGCTCGACCCCAAAGTGCCCATCTGCTGGGCTGTTCAGACCTCGCAGAAAGTTATTGCCCTGACTTTCGATGATGGCCCTAAGCCGGGCGTAACCGAGGCGCTTCTCGACACGCTAAAACGGCTTGGGGTAAAGGCAACGTTTTTCGTTATAGGTCAACATGTTATGCAATATCCCGACCTAACGCGCCAAATAGCGAAGGCGGGCATGGAGTTAGCGAATCATAGCTTTACACATCCTAATCTCAAAACGCTCTCTCCGCAGGCCATAGCTCAGCAGCTTATGGCCACACAGGCCGCTGTAGAATGGGCCACCGGGCAGGTGCCGCGTTTCCTGCGCCCTCCTGGAGGGGATGAAAACGAAAAGGTGGAAAAGATCGCCCATGCGTGGGGATTGACCTTGTGCATGTGGACGATAGATGCCTACGATGCCGAACTTGTCGGCTCTATGGAGGCAGCCGAGCATGTAGCACGCGCCGTTCGCCCAGGAGCGATCGTCCTTATGCACAATGGTAAAATGAGTACGGTACAGGCGTTACCCTCCCTGGTGAGAACGCTGCAACGACGCGGCTACACCTTCGTAACCTTATCGCAGCTGCTTCAAATGGGTAGGAGCCAAACAACACCTATCCATTTACAAAGAGGCGAGTAA
- the recA gene encoding recombinase RecA, translating to MSTEEAFEKVDPRKLKALESALAGIEKQFGKGSVVRLGQASRLNVDAIPTGSIALDLALGVGGIPRGRITEIYGTESSGKTTIALQCIAQAQKKGGICAYIDVEHAIDPEYARKIGVDVDNLFISQPTTGEEALDIMDALIRSSAIDVCVLDSVAALVPKAELEGDMGESHVGVHARLMSQALRKVAGTISRTNTAAIFINQIRQKIGVMFGNPETTSGGLALKYYASVRLEVRRTETVKNGADPVGARVKVKVVKNKVAPPFRQAEFDILFGRGISRAGGVLDMGVELGLVQKSGSYFSYGDVRLGQGRENARTFLEEHEEILDEIENKIRATASAVPVIGAADLEEVEAE from the coding sequence GTGTCAACTGAAGAGGCCTTTGAAAAGGTAGACCCACGAAAGCTCAAAGCGCTAGAGTCGGCGCTGGCAGGTATCGAAAAGCAGTTCGGAAAAGGGAGTGTTGTACGTTTAGGACAGGCGTCACGCCTGAACGTGGACGCGATCCCCACCGGCTCTATCGCCCTCGATCTCGCGTTGGGAGTGGGCGGCATTCCGAGAGGCCGCATCACCGAAATCTATGGAACCGAATCGTCTGGAAAAACGACGATCGCTCTCCAATGTATTGCCCAGGCACAGAAGAAAGGGGGCATCTGCGCCTACATTGATGTAGAACATGCCATTGACCCTGAGTATGCCCGTAAAATCGGCGTGGATGTGGATAACCTCTTTATCTCCCAGCCGACAACAGGAGAGGAAGCGCTCGATATTATGGACGCGCTCATTCGCTCCAGTGCCATAGATGTCTGTGTGCTCGACTCGGTGGCAGCCCTTGTGCCCAAAGCGGAGTTGGAGGGAGATATGGGCGAATCGCATGTGGGCGTGCATGCACGCCTTATGTCCCAGGCGTTGCGTAAGGTAGCGGGCACCATCAGTCGCACCAACACGGCGGCCATTTTTATCAACCAAATACGCCAGAAGATAGGGGTTATGTTTGGTAACCCCGAAACGACGAGCGGCGGACTAGCCCTCAAATACTACGCCTCCGTGCGGCTTGAAGTGCGGCGCACCGAGACGGTAAAAAATGGGGCTGACCCGGTTGGGGCGCGCGTTAAGGTGAAGGTCGTCAAAAACAAGGTAGCACCGCCGTTCCGACAGGCCGAGTTCGATATTCTCTTCGGACGTGGCATTAGCCGCGCCGGCGGTGTGCTCGATATGGGAGTGGAACTGGGGTTGGTGCAAAAAAGCGGCTCCTACTTCTCCTATGGCGATGTTCGCTTGGGGCAGGGGCGCGAGAACGCACGCACGTTCCTTGAAGAGCACGAAGAGATACTGGATGAGATTGAAAATAAGATTCGTGCCACCGCCTCCGCCGTCCCTGTGATCGGGGCTGCAGATCTAGAAGAGGTCGAAGCGGAATAG